In the Festucalex cinctus isolate MCC-2025b chromosome 10, RoL_Fcin_1.0, whole genome shotgun sequence genome, one interval contains:
- the mier2 gene encoding mesoderm induction early response protein 2 isoform X3 translates to MAAQPQTAGELPLEELLALYGYAVPDPAKQSCHVSATLPDMTLAKNQITEDIFATTGVESSADDLTPSVTSSTSDLLQHLPLGNKDASVCSSDEESDDISLPSNEEHKEIMVGSMYQAIIPPLGPYTYQEQGRHLLLVPRSWLHISTSLASLCPVYNRTNEDQLLWRPDALPLLEVEHFLLNVQRPRAQEGSVFKQTCADIVRDNEQALYELLKCNFNTEEALRRLHFNVKVFTELCGWSEEECRNFEHGYKVYGKNFHLIQANKVRTRSVGECVEYYYMWKKSERHNCFTQQATRITRKKYTLQLGNMEERDQDGYAGEMDGGSNSAALLSCSSSSISSKLTPPLPQQSSLDLVKQEEEGRPRRRRTPRFLLKP, encoded by the exons ATGGCGGCCCAACCCCAGACT GCCGGCGAGCTGCCCTTGGAGGAGCTGCTGGCTCTGTATGGCTACGCAGTGCCTGATCCAGCCAAGCAGAGCTGTCACGTCTCCGCCACTCTGCCAGACATGACTCTGGCCAAG AATCAGATCACCGAGGACATCTTTGCGACAACAGGAGTGGAGTCTTCAGCTGATGATCTCACCCCCTCTGTCACCTCCAGCACATCAGATCTGCTCCAACATCTGCCTC TTGGAAACAAAGACGCATCCGTCTGCTCATCTGACGAGGAGTCCGACGATATCTCCCTTCCCTCCAATGAAGAACACAAG GAGATCATGGTTGGCTCCATGTACCAGGCAATAATCCCTCCTCTCGGTCCCTATACATACCAAGAACAAGGTAGGCACCTTTTACTTGTGCCACGCTCCTGGCTCCATATTTCTACATCTCTGGCATCGCTGTGTCCAGTGTACAATAGGACCAATGAGGACCAATTGTTGTGGAGACCAGATGCTCTGCCGCTGCTAGAAGTGGAGCACTTCTTGTTGAATGTACAGAGGCCACGTGCCCAAGAGGGGTCAGTCTTCAAGCAAACTTGCGCCGACATTGTACGAGACAATGAGCAG GCGCTGTATGAACTGCTGAAATGCAACTTCAATACAGAGGAGGCACTGCGACGATTACACTTTAATGTGAAAGTTTTCACTG AGCTGTGTGGCTGGAGTGAGGAGGAGTGTAGGAATTTTGAGCACGGCTATAAAGTTTACGGGAAAAATTTCCACCTCATTCAAGCTAATAAG GTAAGGACCCGCTCTGTGGGGGAGTGTGTGGAGTACTACTACATGTGGAAGAAGTCTGAGCGCCACAACTGCTTCACTCAACAAGCCACCAGGATCACCCGAAAGAAGTACACCTTGCAGTTAGGGAACAT GGAAGAGAGGGACCAGGACGGGTATGCTGGCGAGATGGACGGAGGCAGTAATTCCGCCGCTTTACTGTCTTGCAGCAGTTCCTCCATCTCCTCAAAGCTGACGCCGCCTTTGCCTCAGCAGTCGAGCCTGGATCTGGTCAAACAAG